The segment ttaaagacagtattgtatattttatataatttttagttagttaacttacagaaattaagtttagtttcgttattaagagatattttggttttttttaactttacatttttaggCTATTATTTggttatgttataaaaaactgtttttgtgtGCTAAAAATGTGTcctttctgtaataaaaataaacacaactatTTAAAACCAATCATGTTTGTTGAATATAAGATtcttcaaataaaactttttcaaacgTGTTTTCTTTGCATGCTTACTGATACGTAAACTTTTCCCCACTCCATCCTTGGGTTAAACAACAGAAGCATAGTCTCAGACACTAATGAAACAGTCTTTGTCTTAGTTTTGTGTTGTGAGTTTTAgtatttgttaatataagaaCGTGTTTCAatgatatttttgtgaaaattgtcACAACACTCTTTCCATGTGGTCTTAACTGGGGTTCATGTAATCGTTAACGTTACCTAGTTCGGCTTTTAATTTATTAGACCCCCCAAAAAATAGTTCAGATGTTTCACTGACAGGTCAACAGAATGCGGTAGTGACGCCATTGACACTTCTAGGTCTGTTTTCAGATAGCGCTACAAACAGTGTTTCACTGTGACTTGTGTATTCTACATTTTCTTTGGTTGGGTTGAATCTCCACCTCAGAAAATACCAGGAGGCGTCAACACCTGCAGAACCTGTTAAATGGCAATGTTCAACATTCggaagttaaaaaattatctataataaacacataagaatatatatacttataattcctAAGTACAATTTTTCACAGAATCTTGGATCAAGTGTCCTAATCGTTTTTCCAAAGTTTACATTTCTAAGACATACTAAGTTTTACATATTCCATTCATTGTTTGAAATTGTGTCAGGAGATATTGATCGATTTTATCATTTTTCTTTCGGACTATATCACTAAGCCACTTCTGTATGATTTTGTACAGCAATAGCCATGAAAGAGATTATATAAAGTATTAGGAGGTATTGGGAGTCTTCTTAAAGATTTTAAGTGTCCTCATGGAGTAAGTTCACCTGACTTCTGTTCTATTACAATCACTCTTACCATACGATTTTCGAAATGCGTTTtggcatttttttaatgtttctcttttaattatataaataatgatggTTTTGGTAGAAAGAACACGTTTTGGGTTATAATACCATGCGAATGTGACATAAAAAGGTTAACTcctaaatttaacaattaaattaattatttatagtttatctGAAAAGCCTTCTTCACAAAGATATTTATTAGCAAACATTAGACATATGTGAAAAGCACATGATTCCCGTTAAattttttacctgaaaaagaaGATTGGTCTTCAGGTCGAGTAAAAAAGTAACGtttcaaaaaaaactaaaaatcattaaactatttttttttattacacacagCATACAAAAAGGTGCCAAGCGATAAGCTCATGATTGGACAGTAATGTCAAATGATGTCAAGAATATGTAcatcatttagaattttaaaattgttaaccaaattttaaaaaatgtcctgttttcgaaaaagaaaaaaaatctggTATCTgagaatttatattacaaaatatattgtgtgctgtaaatttttaagaatgactagcctaaacccgcggctccgctcgcgtggcagtagagagggctacatcaatcaagcatcgaaaagaaatactaattttattatacgttttttttccaattaatttattgctctactaatacatcgtagcatatcataaaatctattataaaagttttttgtttattttaatgcgttttggtaaacaacgttattagttgtattatttggagcataaatataaaggttcttcgggtttccgactcttgagcaagcgacgtataattgaccgtgcgagaaacatgagggttccagatggattcctgcgacgttaagtgattgtccttgtgccttagTGGAGTGATTAAAAAGTAGTTATTGCTACCACTTCAGTATTTTATAGTTAGAGCTTCacttaatgtgattaaaaagaaGCTAGAACTACCCCCTGTAGTTGTATCTTAACTTTTCTAGAATAGAAGTTGTAACTTCACTTTTGGTGTGATTAAAGTATAGTTACATCTACCTACCTATAgatatatctccattattttggagTCTGTAGATAGGCACACTTCACTTTTATGTCTTGCGTGACTTTTAATGGCGATGTTTATGCAAGTACGGGAAAGAAGAGTGTACGGTGAAAGAAGAGTATTGACTAAGTGCAAGGAGCTGATGCGGTTTGAAAGTGAGAATATAGACTTTTTAGCAGAACAATTTCTACCGCCTAGTGACGAAACTCGGGGGAAAGCACTCACTCCAAGACAACGATTGGAGATTTTTCTTCGTTATACAGCTGATCCGGGGTTTCAAAGTGGTGTAGTAGCAGAAGATATTGGAGTGGACCGTTCGACAGTTTGTAAGAACATTAATTATGTGATGAACTGTATTTTGGAAAACGCAGACAACTGGATACATTTTCCTTCTacagtacaagaaataaataatgcaaagttGATGTGgcaaagaaattttgatttaccAACTGTTGTAGGTGCATTAGATTGCACgcatatcgaaataaaaaaaaccatcaatGTTCGGTGATGAGTATATAAACCGGAAGGGTTACCCCAGCATCAACGTGCAAGCAACATGTGACAGTCAAGAAAGGTTCACTAGCGTTGCTGCAGAGTGGCCAGGATCAGTGCACGATTCTAGAATATGGAGAAGGAGTCCTGTTCGGGATATTATTTCTCGTTATGACGGTGCTGCGTGTTTACTTGGTGACTCTGGCTATGGTATTTCTCCTTGGTTAATCACCCCGTTCAAACCTCCTCAAACCGATATTCAGCGTCGATTTAATCGTGTTCATGCAAAGGAAAGGGTGGTGATAGAAAGGGTGTTCGGACAGTTAAAGAAGAGATTCCCGATACTTGGCAACTGTGTTAGATTGTCTCTAGACAGAGTACCAAAAGTAATTGTCACCTGTACTGTGCTGCACAATGTAGCTAAACACCTCAGAGatcctttaaattttgaagacgACGCGAATGAAGATGGGTGTAACGAGGATGAAGGAGGCGAAGAAGTGTTCGAAAACCAAGCAACAAAACAACGTGGCGAACAGAAGCGGAATGAAATGCtgggttttatttaaatgtaagtaaattgtacaaaaaataaaattgttaaaaagtaaagagacttttttgaaaacctagattaaaatacaaccatacaaatacaaataaaaccatagGCCTAGTACAAATGTGCAGGGCCTTTGACATAACCCACAGCTCAATGAACACTGTTGGCAGGCATGCACATAACGTACGTGGTGCATTCATGCCATGTAagctataaatcttttttttttttttttttttttttttgtaggataAGGATAGTTTATTATTGGGTAACTGGAGTTGGGTTTAACTAACCGCTAAGTTACATATTAAACATCAGATTAAATGAATAGTCATCAGTTTGAGTTTCTTTCTCAACTGTTCCTCCTTTCAACTTTTGTaactcaattttttctttttcaatttgaattttctgTAATTCTAACTGTTGCAAGAGAACAAGTCTCTGTAGTTGCGGCGTATTCAAATCTTTTGTTTCACCTGTTTCGTATgccaatagttttttttgtttgcgGGCCTTGTATACGAGTTGTCAGCTTGAGTTCTCAACTTTTTCTCAGGTTCAGATTCATGAGGTTGGGTAGTTATTGCGATTGCGGCTGCAGCTAAGTTTTTCCACTCGTCACTGCTGTCATTTCTTGTCGCTTCTACTGAGGTTGACTGACATGCTCCAGCTGCAAAACTGCCTGGTACTTTTGTAAAAACTGGGTTTTCAGCCTCACCCAATAATGCCAAAAGCATTTTTTCCCACTcacgtagtttaatttttttatttcctgtagcTTTCACAtcagatttcttttttatttttgttttcatattttggaGCATTTTGTTCATTTGAGTAGCATTTACTTCATTTCCTGTAGTTTGGGAATACGTAGAACACAAGGTTTTCCCACGCTTTCTTCTTTTCTAATAAGACTTTGGGAACCCTTGACTTTTCCAACAACACAGtattttctgataatatttttacaaatagctCCCTAGCCGCAACCAATTTCTTATCAACGTCTCCTTCATCTTCAGATGATGTCATGATACCTATAAACAGGATAAGCAAGAGAACACGAGTGGTAACAGGAACACGACTCAGAACGGCACGTGAGTTGTCTGTATGGCCTGCGCCGCACTTCACCGCTGCAGACTGGAAGAGTGCGGAGTGGGGGAAACAAGTCTGAACATGAAAAGTAGCTGCATCTACACTAGAGTTGTATCTACCCGTAGTTGTATCtccaatttttatagaataggGTAGTTGCAACTACGGAGTGTTAGCGCGTGTTTTATCACTCCAGTTTGAGATAAAGCTATCACTACAACTGTAGAGTCTACTATGAAGTTGCTACGTTTTAATCACTTCACTCATCaatcgtcattgcgaacgcaagtcgaacggggaactgaagtctcttaaattcaaatggcaagtcggatggaattaaggggatgcgagggatgaagacatcttccccggcagatgttcccgacaaaatcgttgcttcaatgatatttggatgtaaatttttgacGGTTAGTCGAGTGCCGTTGCACAATTTTGGTGGTCGTAAGTTTCTCAACATCATTATCGGTGATCCTACTTTCAAGAGTAATTGATGTGACGGCataaagcacttttttttcttggcggcattatgttattttccaataaaattcgtcaaaaaactgctcaaaggaattctgtaaaaaaaatgttgagaaaaacattcttcaaagaatatttacatgagaaaacaaaaatacttgcctatttttttaaaccttttactgatggaaaataacactgttcttggaaattgtaaaaaagatatcaaatcacgtttatcaaaaatttgacatttgtgacacgttgtaaatgtcaaaaaatgtttgtttacatagaaacgtcaaaaatatttatgtttacttagttactgtcaaaaataacaacaattttttgtcgcattatatatgtttacaaagaacagctgattaaaaatttgaaaagactctttcacttaataacacatgtttgctgcaatgcatttcttacgggtatttctgtaaccagtggggcggaatcctgaatcgggaaagggataaaaagtatcctataaccttctacagatcaagacgaacaaattttaaaaaaaaattaggcgaatccgtccagccgtttgtgagtgatgctgttacacacgaacagttttcatttttatatatatatagattagtatTTTAAACTGTTCCATATATTCTAAAGTCGAGTTAGTAAAATGGAAATCACATGTGAATCTTTGCAAAAGCTTTTGGTATTTGAAACTCAGTACTTTAACATTCTCCAGCAGATTTCTGAAATAGTATGTATAATAGTATCATAATAGTATGTAACGTGGTGTTGTGTGCTCTTAGTCCCGTGCGTTGAACTTAGCTTGTGTTCATTCTTACCAGTCTTACATGCTGTTGGTGTACCAGTCAGGTATTTCTCGAGCTTTTAgtgtaaacattaatatattgtcaaattttagtttagtgtGTAGCGAGTTCATTGAAgcacatttgtattttaaaatatgtcctagatcgtattatcctttcaaatcatcccaTCGTTAATAGCAATCTTTCGAAACGTTTGTAGGACTTAAAAAGTGACTGCTCTTAACTTGGTATATTTTCTTACCAAATAGACTTTTAGTATTCACAACATTGTTCAGTTCTTGacaaagtaaaattatacagATTAATGTATATACTTACTGTTTGAGTCCTTTGAATACTCAATGGAACAATTCTCGGTTCGTTTAAAGTGTCTATATTATGAGTCCTTCTGCCAGCTGGTGCCTACAAATCTTACTTAAGCCTCAAGCCATATATATATCAGGACTCATCATAACTTTAACACTTTTTGGTGAATATGACCACCCAATATATACATGGGTAGCTGTAGAATTGCTAAAAACGCTATTTACTAGTACTACTATAACTATGATACACTCTATAACTGATAATGCATATTCACAAAATGTCAGCACACAATACTGTGATGTAAAAGATGCTTAAATAATGTAACTTTTCTGGAAACTTTGATAAAACGATTCGTCTCATACCATACGCAGTTACATACGTGATATACATATACAGTAATGCCAACCTCAGTTGCGTAAAATGTAAGTCAAGGACTTAGAGAGGAACATACGGTTGTTGTGATTCTCAATCAAGATACAGAATATTAACACTCACAGAATAGGCACTTTTCACAATTCGGCACTTTGGATGTTATGAACTTTGAGACAGTTGTATTTAGATCAAAGCTACTACACAAGAAATAAGTTAACATTATAAGCTAAGATTATATACGGTACAATGTTATGCAGCGAAAGTGCGTACAATGTAAATCAAGGACTTAGAGAGGAACATAGGGTTGTTGTGATTCTCAATCAAGATACAGAATATTAACACTCATGGTAGTCTATTAACAGTTcgttttattgtacattttctaCCCTACGAACTTACGATTTAGGTATATCTTTGTACATATAATAACTTAATGCAgtgatatatacatttttcaatatgttATATACAATGACATATTTAGCTGGAAAAGCAAACAGCATACACTAAAAACTGTGCAACTAgtcaaattataaatgttataatgattaattgttactaagaattaattttcaagaataatatttaaatgtgttatgtatatgtaatattaatacaatttaattcaaaGGGCGTTGTCTACAAAGTGCCAGATtcgttttaaaacttgaaaacaatCACAGTACATTGTACATAGAACTggagataataataattttcatatatatcctatcaatatttaattaaataatttaccttttacaaagatagattaattttgtttcataaatttcaaagcattactctaaatatcatatttaaaataacctttgactgatttatatactactatgtaaaagaaattattggCTTTGTAcactttaaatcaattacaaatattttaaaactttcatttaaaatgtattaagccATTCACaagattattactattaattagtaCAAGAATTACTAAtttgaataaatcatttaaaaacacaAGATAAGTActagaaattttattatactgtttacTTTATAAACCATGCGGTTTTATTATACACCTGCTTTAATGTTTCTTTCTTGTGTTTTTCTTATTAGTATACATAGATAGAGCCTACATGAATATACCATTCGGTTTTTTTATATTAGGCCTACATATTTCGAAGATGTTTATAGCTTTAGGTATTAGGTCCTTTTTGatactaattaatataataagctTAAATCACTTTAGTTGTCATACACAGTACGAGTTAAAATAGACACTTTTCCACAATTTCGGCACTTCGGATGTTATGAACTTTGAGACAGTTGTATTTAGATCAAAGCTACTACACAAGAAATAAGTTAAACATTATAAGCTAAGATTATATACGGTACAGAGAAAGTGCGTAAAGTGATAATCGTAGGCCTATTATTCCGCATTttgaatattacatattttgtagaTTCTGcacattatttaatgtttgtcAATAAGTATCTTAGGATTCGGTACTGTTGATATTATGTAACGCGAGATTCGGCACTCTTGATACTATGTAGCTTGGGATTCAGCATCCTTGATAAGGTCAATAACAGGTACTTGGCAGTTTTATGACCTAAAATTCTTTCTGTCGTTATGCACAGAATAGTTAgttgattataaattttatttttacgattcggcattttttatattatgtagctTGGGATTCGGCACTGTTGGTATTATGTAGCTTGGGATTCAGCATTGTTGGTATTATGCAGTTTTGGGATTCGGCACTTTGTATACTAAACATTTTCGATTCAAACTTATATTAGGAGCTTAAAGGAAGCCGTGGCCGGCCACAACGGCGGGGATGAACCCCTCGTTCCCGTGCCGATCGCGGACGTAAAACCAGTCTTTGACGTGTCCGCTCACTAGCGCCACGACGTCTCCCTTGGTGACGGTCAGACTCGACCTCCCCCGCGCCTCGTAGTCCTTGCTGATGACCAGCAGCGTGTGTCGTGTCACCTGCGGCTGGGACTTGACGCTTGTAGCTCGTAGGTACAATCTTGTCCACGCTGCGCTCGCCGCACGCTGATACGGTGTCTCGACCGTCGTGCCTCTTCGTCCGCACCCCACCGCACTCTGGACCTCGTACCGCTCACCTTCCCCTTCTCCGTGTCTGTGCGGTTACCTGGAGAAAACAAGATAGCGTTCAATATTTGTAGATGATACAACACATAGATCATTGAGTTTTAGGGAAGTGAATGTTTAACTCCTCGTATTTTCAAGTGTATCTATGTacataaggaaatataaaaagagTAGGAAGAGGACCAGTCCCAAGAAAGTACCCTGCGGTACTCCCAATATAATCCTCTCAGAAGGGTCTGTTCTGACGCTACATTCTGATGTACATATCACATTGCCTCATTTATACATACTCTTATATTTATTGGCCCCATTTATAATGTACGTTCAACCTATTTGTCTCTTTCACCATCGTACAAGAAACCAAGTTGTATAAGTAGCTAATTGAAAGGTTCactttgagaaatattttaagttgaagtTTTTATGCAATTCTAAAAGTGTAGCTCTCACCTAACGGCATGGGGAAGATGTCTGTGTGGGTCTCCCAGCAAGGAGCGGGAGTGCGGGGAGGTAGGATCCCGAGGGGGAGGCAGGCAGCGTAGCGCACGTACCCCTCCTCCCCGTGGGGAGTCTGTACATACAGCCATCCTTGGTTCTTGAAGACTGCGTTGACTACCATGCCCAGAGGCAGGGAGAGCTCCTCCTGGTGGCCTCCCAGGCGAGTCTGGTAGAGCAGGCAAGGGGAGGACAACACCACGGGGATGTTCCCGGGATTGTCTAAGGAGGCCTGGGCAAAGAAACGATATTTTTAGAGTTGACCATGCTTAATAGTTGAATAGGTTGAAATAAACATCAACTACCAACTACCATCAAACTCCAATCTGGGGTTTTCTGGGGCAATCTTTACTTCTACTACgcaattaaattaatactaataaatgtttCAGTTGCGGCCGGAAAAGACCGAAAAAGAGCGGCTAGAGTGCAACACCACTTCCGGCAATCAGGCTGTTAGCGCGTTCCACTCAATGACGTCAGTGTTAAAAATAACACTTAGTGGTTAAAAAAATACACGCCCAGGATAACGACTTTAAGAGCTCCATTACGAGACCAACACCGAATGAACAAGGATAACAGTTaagatagtaatttaaataagaacttgtttcataacattttaaaaatctataaactatatACCCCAAGACTGTAGACTGCAGTGGATCACAAGTTTCAAAggtatgaattttaaaagttgcaTTTTGGTTGAAAAAGCGTGGATACAACTACCGTTATTGTAGCAGTTAATTCTCAAactacaatatatacattttgatccTATAGAAGAGGAAAATTAGTAACTATTTCAAGTAGTCAGTTAGGGAGAACTCGCTTATTGTTCCACTAGGCTAGGCCCGTCAGAGGTTGTTCCTGGGTCTAAACCGTAGGGTCGCGCTGGGTGAGTAATTGATCTAGTGAGGTTAtttgttagtaatatatatatatatatatatatatatatatatataatatatatattgcatttattcaagaaattatacatttctgaggccccgctaagtacaatacttgtcagcgggaacctaatataactatatttaactacagttgagatacataattatatttaattatctttcaggtcctttaacgtagtatttttaatttaattgtggtgaaacattggtatataatatacatacaaaacagtgaaattattaatttggagtgatttaaaaaaatattgtctgattattactataagttaatacaatacatcattcccataacactattaaatattgtagaaCATTCTGTTGAATAAGCTTTTAACTGTAaactgaaaagttgaagaaaagtaaataaattgggtgaataggtcgatggtattgaccgtggcgaatagtcaaaagactcggtcaactaagtaactcattagtcttatcagttattacccattcctatccatttgtgtaataaccattaaagatattgggttatcggaagaggtagacaaatattacgtacagttcaaacatgttttcaaaaacgaTTATTTTCCGTGCATTGGGGCAAGAACCAACAGTCATGTCGTGTAGCCTACATACAGACGGATCGAGgtgaattaatatgatataaatgtggttcttacaactgttacagctattctaatttatttattttatagaaattatgtatatcaaatttattcattcttacttaataacttttcttcgcatacaagtatttgaacatatgctggcgtactgtgtg is part of the Homalodisca vitripennis isolate AUS2020 chromosome 8, UT_GWSS_2.1, whole genome shotgun sequence genome and harbors:
- the LOC124368036 gene encoding putative nuclease HARBI1; this encodes MFGDEYINRKGYPSINVQATCDSQERFTSVAAEWPGSVHDSRIWRRSPVRDIISRYDGAACLLGDSGYGISPWLITPFKPPQTDIQRRFNRVHAKERVVIERVFGQLKKRFPILGNCVRLSLDRVPKVIVTCTVLHNVAKHLRDPLNFEDDANEDGCNEDEGGEEVFENQATKQRGEQKRNEMLGFI